In Streptomyces sp. NBC_00569, a single genomic region encodes these proteins:
- a CDS encoding GntR family transcriptional regulator, whose product MSLQLSVDRSSPVPLYFQLSQQLEAAIERGSLTPGSLLGNEIELAGRLGLSRPTVRQAIQSLVDKGLLVRRRGVGTQVVHSQVKRPLELSSLYDDLEAAGQKPETRVLANTLVPASAEVAAALGVGEGDEVHRVERLRLTHGDPVAYLCNHLPTGLLPLDTERLEATGLYRLMRAAGITLHSARQSVGARAATVEEGERLAEPAGAPLLTMQRTTFDDTGRPVEFGSHTYRASRYSFEFQLLVRP is encoded by the coding sequence GTGTCGCTCCAGCTCAGCGTGGACCGCAGCAGTCCGGTCCCGCTCTATTTCCAGCTCTCGCAGCAGCTGGAGGCGGCGATCGAGCGCGGCTCCCTGACCCCCGGCAGCCTGCTCGGCAACGAGATCGAGCTCGCGGGCCGGCTCGGTCTGTCCCGGCCCACCGTGCGCCAGGCCATCCAGTCCCTCGTCGACAAGGGTCTCCTCGTCCGCCGGCGTGGCGTCGGCACCCAGGTCGTCCACAGCCAGGTCAAGCGCCCCCTGGAGCTGAGCAGCCTCTACGACGACCTGGAGGCGGCGGGCCAGAAGCCCGAGACGCGCGTCCTGGCCAACACGCTCGTGCCGGCGTCCGCCGAGGTCGCGGCCGCGCTCGGAGTGGGGGAGGGCGACGAGGTGCACCGGGTCGAGCGGCTGCGGCTGACCCACGGTGACCCGGTCGCGTACCTCTGCAACCACCTGCCCACCGGGCTGCTCCCGCTCGACACGGAGCGGCTGGAGGCGACGGGGCTCTACCGGCTGATGCGCGCCGCCGGGATAACCCTGCACAGCGCCCGCCAGTCCGTCGGCGCGCGCGCCGCCACGGTCGAGGAGGGCGAGCGGCTCGCCGAGCCCGCGGGCGCCCCGCTCCTGACGATGCAGCGGACCACGTTCGACGACACCGGCAGACCCGTCGAGTTCGGGTCGCACACGTACCGGGCGTCCCGCTACTCCTTCGAGTTCCAGCTCCTCGTACGGCCGTAG